One stretch of Cystobacter fuscus DSM 2262 DNA includes these proteins:
- a CDS encoding AtpZ/AtpI family protein produces MAEKEPGDETKDGELSETARQMRAAQPYIAAVWKLVGGAVVGVLGGYFLDKGLGSSPWGMLGLSLVGISVGFYGFLHEMAQLGKRKR; encoded by the coding sequence ATGGCGGAGAAGGAGCCTGGGGACGAGACGAAGGACGGCGAGTTGTCGGAGACGGCCCGGCAGATGCGGGCGGCCCAGCCGTACATCGCCGCGGTGTGGAAGCTGGTGGGTGGAGCGGTCGTCGGGGTGCTGGGAGGCTACTTCCTGGACAAGGGGTTGGGGTCGTCGCCGTGGGGGATGCTGGGGTTGAGCCTGGTGGGCATCTCCGTGGGCTTCTACGGGTTCCTGCACGAGATGGCCCAGTTGGGAAAGAGGAAGCGGTGA
- a CDS encoding citrate/2-methylcitrate synthase: protein MAKERAAPAQSRFDSRHEELVSAQEAAELLGVKRATLYTYVSRGLVRCVPEPGTKEKRYVRADLARLKVRHDARAGHAAVAAGALRWGEPVIDSAVSRVGAEGLAYREYSAVNLAVEGRSLEDVAELLWTGSLPVSPVRWPTPEPPLPPASVAALLPGDSPPLTVLLAVVPLLGAWDAVRFAAPAEQERIRARHLLRHLAAWVSGGHAPSRVNRALKERSVADSLAVAWGVTEKRAPELLNRALVLCADHELNVSTFAARVTASSGADLYACMSAALSALSGPRHGGACDRIEALLNEVGTPQRARQGVLERLRRGENVPGFGHPLYPEGDPRTPPLLEVAYALRPEPVAVRVLRGVEETMREAGYPGPTVDFGLVALASALELPAGAATALFAVGRAAGWVAHVLEQREQGALLRPRARYVGTPDTPEASK, encoded by the coding sequence ATGGCCAAGGAGAGAGCGGCACCTGCTCAATCGCGATTCGACAGTCGACATGAGGAGCTGGTGTCCGCGCAGGAGGCGGCGGAGCTGCTCGGGGTGAAGCGGGCCACGCTCTACACCTACGTGAGCCGAGGGCTGGTGCGGTGCGTGCCCGAGCCCGGGACGAAGGAGAAGCGGTACGTGCGAGCGGACCTGGCGCGGTTGAAGGTCCGGCATGACGCGCGCGCGGGGCACGCGGCGGTGGCGGCGGGCGCGCTGCGCTGGGGCGAGCCCGTCATCGACTCGGCGGTATCACGGGTGGGCGCGGAAGGACTCGCGTACCGGGAGTACTCCGCGGTGAATCTCGCGGTGGAGGGCCGGAGCCTGGAGGACGTGGCGGAGCTGCTCTGGACGGGCAGCCTGCCGGTGAGCCCCGTGCGGTGGCCCACACCCGAGCCGCCCCTGCCCCCCGCCTCGGTGGCGGCGCTGCTTCCCGGGGACTCGCCCCCGCTCACGGTGCTGCTGGCGGTGGTTCCGCTGCTCGGCGCATGGGACGCCGTGCGCTTCGCGGCCCCCGCGGAGCAGGAGCGGATCCGGGCCCGGCACCTGCTGCGACACCTGGCGGCCTGGGTGAGCGGAGGCCATGCCCCGTCGCGAGTGAACCGGGCGCTCAAGGAGCGGAGCGTGGCGGACTCGCTGGCGGTGGCCTGGGGCGTCACGGAAAAGCGCGCGCCCGAGCTGTTGAACCGCGCCCTGGTGTTGTGCGCGGATCACGAGCTGAACGTGTCCACCTTCGCGGCGCGGGTGACGGCCTCGTCGGGAGCGGATCTCTACGCGTGCATGAGTGCCGCGTTGTCGGCGCTGTCGGGGCCGCGGCATGGCGGCGCGTGTGATCGCATCGAGGCCCTGCTCAACGAGGTGGGCACTCCCCAGCGGGCGCGCCAGGGAGTGCTCGAGCGGCTGCGGCGAGGCGAGAACGTGCCGGGCTTCGGTCACCCGCTCTACCCGGAGGGAGACCCACGCACACCGCCGCTGTTGGAGGTCGCGTACGCACTGCGTCCGGAGCCCGTGGCCGTGCGGGTGTTGCGTGGGGTGGAGGAGACGATGCGGGAGGCGGGCTACCCCGGGCCCACCGTGGACTTCGGCCTGGTGGCGCTGGCCTCGGCGCTGGAGCTGCCGGCGGGCGCGGCGACGGCGCTGTTCGCGGTGGGGCGCGCGGCGGGCTGGGTGGCGCACGTGCTGGAGCAGCGCGAGCAGGGAGCGCTGTTGCGTCCACGGGCCCGCTACGTGGGGACGCCGGACACGCCGGAGGCGTCGAAATGA
- a CDS encoding ATP synthase F0 subunit C has translation MTSIALAFLSAGIGAGLAIIGAGLGIGKLAAAAMDATGRQPAASGDIRTTMIIAAALIEGATLFALVVCILLAIKT, from the coding sequence ATGACCAGCATTGCGCTCGCCTTCCTCTCCGCCGGTATCGGTGCCGGCCTCGCCATCATCGGTGCCGGCCTGGGCATCGGTAAGCTCGCCGCCGCCGCCATGGACGCCACGGGCCGTCAGCCGGCCGCCAGCGGCGACATCCGCACCACCATGATCATCGCCGCGGCCCTCATCGAAGGCGCCACGCTGTTCGCGCTGGTCGTGTGCATCCTGCTCGCCATCAAGACCTGA
- the atpF gene encoding F0F1 ATP synthase subunit B has product MFLPNVLAASSFVEVRPGLIFWTLVTFIIVAIILRWKAWGPILSLVEEREKQISSSIEAAKRERAEAEKLLAEQKTAIAEARREAQELLRRNQQEVEKFREDLMAKSRKEADAFKASAQREIEEQKSKAIAEVKALTVDLAMEVAGKLLNERLDDTKHRALAEQFVQGLPPAKGGAERRS; this is encoded by the coding sequence ATGTTCCTGCCCAACGTTCTCGCCGCCAGCAGCTTCGTGGAGGTCCGCCCGGGCCTCATCTTCTGGACGCTCGTCACCTTCATCATCGTCGCCATCATCCTGCGCTGGAAGGCCTGGGGTCCCATCCTCTCGCTCGTGGAGGAGCGCGAGAAGCAGATCTCCAGCTCCATCGAGGCCGCCAAGCGTGAGCGCGCCGAGGCCGAGAAGCTGCTCGCCGAGCAGAAGACGGCCATCGCCGAGGCCCGCCGCGAGGCCCAGGAGCTCCTGCGCCGCAACCAGCAGGAGGTGGAGAAGTTCCGCGAGGACCTGATGGCCAAGAGCCGCAAGGAGGCCGATGCCTTCAAGGCGTCCGCCCAGCGCGAGATCGAGGAGCAGAAGTCCAAGGCCATCGCCGAGGTGAAGGCCCTGACGGTGGACCTGGCCATGGAAGTGGCCGGCAAGCTGCTCAACGAGCGGCTGGACGACACCAAGCACCGCGCCCTGGCCGAGCAGTTCGTGCAGGGTCTGCCGCCCGCCAAGGGCGGAGCCGAGCGCCGCTCGTAG
- the atpB gene encoding F0F1 ATP synthase subunit A — translation MRKAMILLASLMAGMAFAAPTEGEHAAPQSHLEKEEQDVAGYILHHVSDSNEYEFEIPLSDNHILIHLPQFGIPLRAGVSCEPRPTPDGHGKAVPSWSEGCLDLSITKHTLMMWLAAVLLIGSVLLFSNRDKSKLVPRGTSANLFEMLVLFVRDELAIKNIGKEEGPRYTPYLLTAFFFILFMNLLGLFPWMATATGNIGVTVALALCTFILTQIAGIRAAGLGGYLAHLTGGVAPWLWPIMIPVEVLGLFTKPFALTIRLFANMLAGHIVIFFLLGLIFMLGHPAVALVSVPFALGIYLLELFVAFVQAYVFTMLSALFIGMGVAMAHHHDDHGAESKELGHSHDHGRAHM, via the coding sequence ATGCGCAAGGCAATGATTCTTCTCGCCAGCCTGATGGCGGGCATGGCGTTCGCCGCTCCCACGGAGGGCGAGCACGCGGCGCCCCAGTCGCACCTCGAGAAAGAGGAGCAGGACGTGGCGGGCTACATCCTCCACCACGTCTCCGACTCGAACGAGTACGAGTTCGAGATTCCCCTGAGCGACAACCACATCCTCATCCACCTGCCGCAGTTCGGCATTCCGCTGCGCGCGGGCGTCTCCTGTGAGCCTCGCCCCACGCCGGATGGGCACGGCAAGGCCGTCCCCTCCTGGAGCGAGGGCTGCCTGGACCTGTCCATCACCAAGCACACGCTGATGATGTGGCTGGCGGCGGTGCTGCTCATCGGCTCGGTGCTGCTCTTCAGCAACCGCGACAAGTCGAAGCTGGTGCCCCGGGGCACGTCGGCCAACCTCTTCGAGATGCTCGTGCTCTTCGTGCGCGACGAGCTGGCCATCAAGAACATCGGCAAGGAGGAGGGCCCGCGCTACACGCCCTACCTGCTCACCGCGTTCTTCTTCATCCTCTTCATGAACCTGCTGGGCCTGTTCCCCTGGATGGCGACGGCCACGGGCAACATCGGCGTCACGGTGGCGCTCGCCCTGTGCACCTTCATCCTCACGCAGATCGCCGGCATCCGCGCCGCGGGCCTGGGTGGCTACCTGGCGCACCTCACCGGCGGCGTGGCCCCGTGGCTGTGGCCCATCATGATTCCGGTGGAAGTGCTCGGCCTGTTCACCAAGCCCTTCGCGCTCACCATCCGTTTGTTCGCCAACATGCTGGCGGGCCACATCGTCATCTTCTTCCTGCTCGGCCTCATCTTCATGCTCGGCCACCCCGCGGTGGCCCTGGTCAGCGTGCCCTTCGCCCTGGGCATCTACCTGCTGGAGCTGTTCGTGGCCTTCGTGCAGGCGTACGTCTTCACCATGCTCTCCGCGCTCTTCATCGGCATGGGCGTCGCCATGGCGCACCACCATGATGACCACGGCGCCGAGAGCAAGGAGCTGGGCCACAGCCACGACCACGGCCGTGCCCACATGTAA
- the ychF gene encoding redox-regulated ATPase YchF has product MALSIGIVGLPNVGKSTLFNAVSAAGAQAANYPFCTIEPNVGVVPVPDERLDKLSALIKPLKKIPTSLEFVDIAGLVRGASKGEGLGNQFLANIRQVDAVLHVLRCFEDDNVTHVEGGVNPVRDRDVVDTELCLKDMETVDKRRERSQKNTKMGGKAAEEAKAELALLDRIKAGLDAGTTVRAQKLTDDERAVIRDLFLLTDKPVLYVANIGEKQIGKEDSDPFVKQVRDMAAKEGAGVVVLAAAMESEIQQLPEEERPGFLESAGLSEPGLHKVVREGYKLLGLQTYFTVGEQECRAWTIHKGYKAPQAAGVIHSDFERGFIKAEVMRWEDLIKLGSESAVKEKGLLRVEGKEYVVQDGDCMHFRFNV; this is encoded by the coding sequence ATGGCGCTCTCCATCGGCATCGTCGGTCTGCCCAACGTGGGCAAGTCCACCCTGTTCAACGCGGTGTCCGCCGCGGGGGCCCAGGCGGCCAACTACCCGTTCTGCACCATCGAGCCCAACGTGGGCGTGGTGCCAGTGCCCGACGAGCGCCTGGACAAGCTGTCCGCGCTGATCAAGCCGCTCAAGAAGATCCCCACGTCGCTGGAGTTCGTGGACATCGCGGGCCTGGTGCGCGGCGCCTCCAAGGGCGAGGGCCTGGGCAACCAGTTCCTCGCCAACATCCGCCAGGTGGACGCGGTGCTGCACGTGCTGCGCTGCTTCGAGGACGACAACGTCACCCACGTGGAGGGCGGCGTCAATCCGGTGCGCGACCGGGACGTGGTGGACACGGAGCTGTGTCTCAAGGACATGGAGACCGTGGACAAGCGCCGCGAGCGCTCCCAGAAGAACACGAAGATGGGCGGCAAGGCGGCCGAGGAGGCCAAGGCCGAGCTCGCGCTGCTCGATCGCATCAAGGCGGGGCTGGACGCGGGCACCACGGTGCGCGCGCAGAAGCTCACCGACGACGAGCGCGCCGTCATCCGCGATCTCTTCCTGCTGACGGACAAGCCCGTGCTGTACGTGGCCAACATCGGCGAGAAGCAGATCGGCAAGGAGGACTCCGACCCCTTCGTGAAGCAGGTGCGCGACATGGCGGCCAAGGAGGGCGCGGGCGTGGTGGTGCTGGCGGCCGCCATGGAGTCGGAGATCCAGCAGCTTCCCGAGGAGGAGCGTCCGGGCTTCCTGGAGAGCGCGGGCCTCAGCGAGCCGGGCCTGCACAAGGTGGTGCGCGAGGGCTACAAGCTCCTGGGCCTGCAGACCTACTTCACCGTGGGCGAGCAGGAGTGCCGCGCGTGGACCATCCACAAGGGCTACAAGGCGCCGCAGGCGGCGGGCGTCATCCACTCGGACTTCGAGCGCGGCTTCATCAAGGCCGAGGTCATGCGGTGGGAAGACCTCATCAAGCTCGGCAGTGAGTCGGCGGTGAAGGAGAAGGGCCTGCTGCGCGTGGAAGGCAAGGAGTACGTGGTTCAGGACGGCGACTGCATGCACTTCCGCTTCAACGTCTGA